The Azospirillum baldaniorum genome window below encodes:
- a CDS encoding substrate-binding periplasmic protein yields MSAFRTLISSLVVGALVTFGAVKAQAAGEVEKIVRQGELKIGYIPSPPGTAKDPKTGELTGFYVDAARAIAEQMGVRPVFIETTWANFVAGLQAGQFDMSIGATFATVKRATVVDFTKPIFYLGSVAVVKNDEARFASLADMNKPDVRIAVVQGTAAEDFVRRTIPNAKMTSLAGGNLTAGFMEVAAGRADASFEDLFTATRFTEQQPGVKMLFNDRPVNFLPIAWTVRKGNSELQSVLNVGLDNLLTSGQWDVIAAKYITGGRYVNEPALREFPKQAP; encoded by the coding sequence ATGTCCGCATTCCGCACGCTGATCTCGTCGCTGGTGGTTGGCGCCCTGGTGACCTTCGGCGCCGTCAAGGCGCAGGCCGCCGGCGAGGTCGAGAAGATCGTCCGGCAGGGCGAGCTGAAGATCGGCTACATCCCCTCCCCGCCCGGCACCGCCAAGGACCCCAAGACGGGCGAACTGACCGGTTTCTACGTGGACGCGGCGCGCGCCATCGCCGAGCAGATGGGCGTCCGCCCGGTCTTCATCGAGACGACCTGGGCGAACTTCGTCGCCGGGCTGCAGGCCGGCCAGTTCGACATGTCCATCGGCGCGACCTTCGCCACCGTGAAGCGCGCCACCGTCGTCGACTTCACCAAGCCGATCTTCTATCTCGGCAGCGTCGCCGTGGTAAAGAACGACGAGGCGCGCTTCGCCTCGCTGGCCGACATGAACAAGCCGGACGTGCGGATCGCCGTGGTCCAGGGCACGGCCGCCGAGGACTTCGTGCGCCGCACCATCCCCAACGCCAAGATGACCTCGCTGGCCGGCGGCAACCTGACCGCGGGCTTCATGGAGGTGGCGGCCGGCCGCGCCGACGCCAGCTTCGAGGATCTGTTCACGGCCACCCGCTTCACCGAGCAGCAGCCGGGCGTGAAGATGCTGTTCAACGACCGGCCGGTGAACTTCCTGCCGATCGCCTGGACCGTCCGCAAGGGCAACAGCGAGCTGCAGTCGGTCCTCAACGTCGGGCTCGACAACCTGCTGACTTCCGGCCAGTGGGACGTGATCGCCGCCAAGTACATCACCGGCGGCCGCTACGTGAACGAGCCCGCCCTGCGTGAATTCCCCAAGCAGGCCCCCTGA
- a CDS encoding amino acid ABC transporter permease, producing the protein MGYEWQFAIILEYWPIFARGAITTLQITLLSSAIGLFIGLLVGVSRESSGVFLRSVTSVYVEMIRATPALVQIVWLYYCFPIIFGYQLSAMTSIIIALGIHSGAYVSEIVRAGINAVDTGQFLAAKSIGMNHFTALRRIILPQAGQKMIPPLINEFANLMKLTTLGSMIAVYELLQESNNLIATTYRPLEVYTFLAIFFFIITYPWIWLSQRLERRLKMRA; encoded by the coding sequence ATGGGGTACGAATGGCAGTTTGCCATAATACTTGAGTATTGGCCGATTTTCGCACGCGGCGCCATTACGACGCTTCAGATAACGTTACTGTCATCCGCCATTGGTCTGTTCATCGGCCTCTTGGTCGGTGTGAGCCGAGAGTCGTCCGGTGTCTTCTTAAGATCCGTTACATCCGTCTATGTCGAGATGATTCGCGCGACTCCGGCGCTCGTGCAGATTGTCTGGCTCTACTACTGCTTCCCGATCATCTTCGGCTACCAGCTCAGCGCGATGACCTCGATCATCATCGCCCTCGGCATCCATTCCGGAGCCTATGTGTCGGAGATCGTGCGGGCCGGCATCAACGCAGTGGACACCGGCCAGTTTCTCGCCGCCAAGTCCATCGGCATGAATCACTTCACGGCGCTCCGCCGCATCATCCTGCCCCAAGCCGGACAGAAGATGATCCCGCCGCTGATCAACGAATTCGCCAACCTGATGAAGCTGACGACGCTCGGCTCGATGATCGCGGTCTACGAACTTCTTCAGGAATCGAACAACCTCATCGCCACGACCTATCGTCCGCTTGAGGTCTACACCTTCCTGGCGATCTTCTTCTTCATCATCACCTACCCCTGGATCTGGTTGTCGCAGCGCCTGGAACGGCGCCTGAAGATGCGGGCCTGA
- a CDS encoding IS256 family transposase — MARRKEPVIPDAILDQLLAGADAKTAFDPNGLLDQLKKALTERALKAELDHHLAGDESGNRRNGYGRKTVLTERGSMDLSIPRDRTGTFDPALIAKYQRRFPGFDEKIISMYARGMSTREITGHLRELYGIEVSADLISTVTDAVIEEVTTWQNRPLEAIYPLVFLDAIRVKIRDEGLVRNKAIHVAIGVRADGAKEVLGLWIEQNEGAKFWLRVLNELRNRGVEDILLAVVDGLKGFPEAIAAAYPETIVQTCIVHLLRHSMEFASWKERKTIAAALKTVYDAVDDKAAEAALTAFEDGPWGEKYAAIGKAWRRAWQEVIPFFAFPREVRRILYTTNAIEALNSKLRRAVRARGHFPNDEAALKLLFLVLNRAEKDWKMPPREWTAAKAQMAVIFGERFAKAMNA, encoded by the coding sequence ATGGCACGACGCAAAGAGCCGGTCATCCCGGACGCAATCCTCGACCAGCTGTTGGCCGGTGCTGACGCCAAGACGGCGTTCGATCCGAACGGCCTGCTCGACCAATTGAAGAAGGCGCTGACGGAGCGGGCGCTGAAGGCGGAGTTGGATCATCACCTGGCCGGTGACGAGAGTGGCAACCGGCGCAACGGCTACGGCCGCAAGACGGTGCTGACCGAGCGTGGGTCGATGGACCTGTCCATTCCACGCGACCGGACGGGCACGTTCGACCCGGCGCTGATCGCCAAGTACCAACGGCGCTTCCCCGGCTTCGACGAGAAGATCATCTCGATGTACGCGCGAGGCATGTCGACGCGGGAGATCACCGGGCATCTGCGGGAACTCTATGGCATCGAGGTCTCGGCCGACCTGATCTCCACGGTGACGGACGCGGTGATCGAGGAGGTGACGACGTGGCAGAACCGGCCCCTGGAGGCGATCTACCCGCTGGTGTTCCTGGATGCCATCCGGGTCAAGATCCGGGACGAAGGCCTGGTGCGCAACAAGGCCATCCATGTGGCCATCGGCGTGCGCGCCGACGGCGCCAAGGAGGTGCTGGGCCTGTGGATCGAGCAGAACGAAGGCGCCAAGTTCTGGCTGCGCGTGCTGAACGAGCTGAGGAACCGGGGCGTCGAGGACATCCTGCTGGCCGTGGTCGACGGGCTGAAGGGCTTTCCCGAGGCGATCGCCGCCGCCTATCCCGAAACCATCGTCCAGACCTGCATCGTCCACCTGTTGCGCCACAGCATGGAGTTCGCGTCCTGGAAGGAGCGCAAGACCATCGCCGCCGCGCTGAAGACGGTCTACGACGCCGTCGACGACAAGGCCGCCGAGGCGGCCCTGACCGCCTTCGAGGACGGACCCTGGGGTGAAAAGTACGCGGCCATCGGCAAGGCGTGGCGACGGGCGTGGCAGGAGGTCATTCCCTTCTTCGCCTTCCCCCGCGAGGTCCGGCGCATCCTCTACACCACCAATGCCATCGAGGCTTTGAACTCGAAGCTGCGCCGGGCGGTGCGCGCCAGGGGCCACTTCCCCAATGACGAGGCGGCCCTGAAGCTCCTGTTTCTCGTCTTGAACCGCGCCGAGAAAGACTGGAAGATGCCGCCGCGCGAATGGACGGCCGCCAAGGCGCAGATGGCCGTCATCTTCGGCGAGCGGTTCGCAAAGGCGATGAACGCCTGA
- a CDS encoding amino acid ABC transporter ATP-binding protein, translating into MLRITNLGKSYGSARVLSGIDLDVQPHDVVAIIGPSGSGKSTLLKCINFLERYDEGEVRFGDELVGYVEANGQRRLATERQTNRLRAEMGMVFQNFNLFPHMTTLQNVIEGPIQVKGVARDEAVRHAEQLLAKVGLADKRDVRPTKLSGGQQQRAAIARALAMRPRLMLFDEPTSALDPELVGEVLTAMRELAAEGMTMVIVTHEMSFARDVASRVVFMEGGRIVEEGPPGKIFTNPDNARTRAFLARVLH; encoded by the coding sequence ATGCTGCGCATCACCAACCTCGGGAAGAGCTACGGCAGCGCGCGCGTCCTGAGCGGCATCGATCTCGACGTGCAGCCCCACGACGTCGTGGCGATCATCGGACCCAGCGGCTCCGGCAAGAGCACGCTTCTGAAGTGCATCAACTTTCTGGAACGCTACGACGAAGGCGAGGTCCGCTTCGGCGACGAGCTGGTCGGCTACGTCGAGGCCAACGGCCAGCGGCGGCTGGCCACCGAGCGCCAGACCAACCGGCTGCGCGCCGAAATGGGCATGGTCTTCCAGAACTTCAACCTGTTCCCCCACATGACGACGCTCCAGAACGTCATCGAGGGGCCGATCCAGGTCAAGGGCGTCGCGCGCGACGAGGCGGTCCGCCACGCCGAGCAGCTTCTCGCCAAGGTCGGGCTGGCCGACAAACGCGACGTCCGCCCGACCAAGCTGTCGGGCGGGCAGCAGCAGCGCGCCGCGATCGCCCGCGCCCTGGCGATGCGCCCGCGCCTGATGCTGTTCGACGAGCCGACCTCGGCGCTCGACCCCGAACTGGTCGGCGAGGTGCTGACCGCCATGCGCGAACTCGCCGCCGAAGGCATGACCATGGTGATCGTCACCCACGAAATGAGCTTCGCGCGCGACGTCGCGAGCCGGGTCGTCTTCATGGAAGGCGGCCGAATCGTCGAAGAGGGGCCACCAGGCAAGATTTTCACCAACCCGGACAACGCGAGGACCCGCGCGTTCCTTGCCCGCGTCCTGCATTGA